Proteins from a genomic interval of Amycolatopsis sp. cg13:
- a CDS encoding ferrochelatase — protein sequence MGYDALLWLSFGGPEGPDEVMPFLENVTRGRGVPRERLLEVAEHYQHFGGVSPINRLNRAAIAAVEKQLAAENIELPVHFGNRNWTPMVEDTLAGMKAAGVRRALVFPTSAYGGYSACRQYDEDIERARAAVGDDAPELVKLRQFFDHPLFIAAIADAVRAAHAKLGDRPGARTVFTAHSIPESADLASGPPSDGGRRYSNQIAEAARLVAAEAGIAEYDVVWQSRSGPPQIPWLEPDIVDHIDALHAQGVDSVVVSPIGFVADHLEVIWDLDNEAADRAAEHGMAFARAATPDSDPRFAEMVVELVREHLADAPARKLSPFPAAGCTVNGAPCAVACCEPPRRPTR from the coding sequence GTGGGTTACGACGCGTTGCTATGGCTTTCGTTCGGCGGTCCGGAGGGGCCCGACGAGGTGATGCCGTTCCTGGAGAACGTCACCAGGGGCCGGGGCGTGCCGCGGGAGCGGTTGCTCGAGGTGGCCGAGCACTACCAGCACTTCGGCGGGGTCTCGCCGATCAACCGGCTGAACCGGGCCGCGATCGCTGCGGTCGAGAAGCAGTTGGCGGCCGAGAACATCGAGCTTCCGGTGCACTTCGGCAACCGCAACTGGACGCCGATGGTCGAAGACACCCTGGCCGGGATGAAGGCCGCGGGCGTCCGTCGCGCTTTGGTGTTCCCGACTAGCGCGTACGGCGGCTACTCCGCGTGCCGCCAGTACGACGAGGACATCGAACGAGCCCGCGCCGCCGTCGGGGACGACGCGCCGGAATTGGTCAAGCTGCGCCAGTTCTTCGACCACCCGCTGTTCATCGCCGCGATCGCCGACGCGGTCCGCGCGGCCCACGCGAAACTCGGCGACCGCCCCGGCGCGCGCACGGTTTTCACCGCCCACTCGATCCCGGAAAGCGCCGACCTCGCCTCCGGCCCGCCCTCCGACGGCGGCCGCCGCTACTCGAACCAGATTGCCGAAGCCGCCCGTCTCGTGGCCGCCGAAGCCGGAATCGCCGAGTACGACGTCGTCTGGCAGTCGAGGTCCGGGCCGCCGCAGATTCCGTGGCTGGAACCGGACATCGTGGACCACATCGACGCCCTGCACGCCCAAGGCGTGGACTCCGTAGTGGTGAGCCCGATCGGCTTCGTCGCGGACCACCTCGAGGTGATCTGGGACCTGGACAACGAAGCCGCGGACCGAGCCGCCGAACACGGCATGGCCTTCGCCCGCGCCGCAACGCCGGACTCGGACCCGAGGTTCGCGGAAATGGTGGTCGAACTGGTCCGCGAACACCTGGCCGATGCCCCCGCGCGGAAACTCTCGCCTTTCCCCGCAGCCGGTTGCACCGTCAACGGCGCCCCCTGCGCGGTCGCCTGCTGCGAACCCCCTCGCCGCCCCACCCGCTGA
- a CDS encoding Cmx/CmrA family chloramphenicol efflux MFS transporter: protein MPAAVFVLGLSIFALGTSEFMITGLLPGMAADLGVTIPDAGLLISAFAIGMVIGAPLLAIGTIRLPRRTTLLGLLVVFSASHVIGALSDGYGILFATRIISAVACAGFWAVAAATTVNLVPEARRGQALAVLVGGLTVANVVGVPAGTLLGQHAGWRSAFWAVAALTVIAAIAVLLSVPRTAKETEAPRIAEELRVFRRSRLWLALGVIALLQAMVFATFSYLAPLLVSVAGLPESAVPVVLALFGGGAVIGILAGGKLADTYPFATLYGSLGIALAALVALAFAINAVVAVAAVLVLGAAGFAANPALNVRAYAAAGGTSTLVGASTTSAFNVGNTVGPWLGGTTISAGMGFSSVAWVSVALGALALATLTFALRLHQRDTTPQLVTA from the coding sequence GTGCCCGCAGCCGTCTTCGTACTCGGGCTCAGCATCTTCGCGCTGGGCACCTCCGAGTTCATGATCACCGGCCTCCTCCCCGGAATGGCCGCTGACCTGGGCGTAACCATCCCAGACGCAGGCCTGCTGATCTCCGCCTTCGCAATCGGCATGGTCATCGGCGCCCCCTTGCTGGCGATAGGCACAATCCGCCTCCCCCGCCGAACCACCCTCCTAGGCCTGCTCGTCGTCTTCAGCGCCTCCCACGTCATCGGCGCACTCTCCGACGGCTACGGCATCCTCTTCGCCACCCGCATCATCAGCGCAGTAGCCTGCGCCGGATTCTGGGCAGTAGCCGCCGCGACCACCGTCAACCTCGTGCCGGAAGCCCGACGGGGACAAGCGCTAGCAGTACTGGTCGGCGGCCTAACAGTCGCGAATGTCGTAGGCGTCCCAGCAGGCACCCTGCTCGGCCAACACGCAGGCTGGCGAAGCGCATTCTGGGCAGTAGCCGCACTAACCGTCATCGCCGCCATCGCCGTTCTGCTGTCAGTCCCGCGCACCGCCAAGGAAACCGAAGCCCCGCGAATCGCCGAAGAACTCCGAGTATTCCGCCGCAGCCGTTTGTGGCTGGCACTCGGCGTGATCGCGCTCCTGCAGGCAATGGTCTTCGCGACGTTCAGCTACCTAGCTCCTCTGCTGGTCTCCGTCGCGGGACTGCCCGAATCCGCCGTGCCAGTGGTGCTAGCCCTGTTCGGCGGCGGCGCGGTAATCGGCATCCTCGCCGGTGGCAAACTCGCCGACACATACCCGTTCGCAACTCTTTACGGCAGCCTCGGCATCGCTCTAGCCGCCCTCGTCGCGCTCGCCTTCGCCATCAACGCCGTAGTCGCGGTAGCCGCCGTACTCGTCCTAGGGGCGGCTGGATTCGCGGCGAACCCAGCGCTCAACGTACGCGCTTACGCAGCTGCAGGCGGGACCTCAACTCTAGTCGGCGCAAGCACGACATCAGCTTTCAACGTAGGCAACACCGTCGGCCCGTGGCTGGGCGGCACGACGATCAGCGCAGGTATGGGCTTCTCCAGCGTCGCGTGGGTGAGCGTCGCACTAGGAGCACTCGCGCTGGCAACACTCACGTTCGCGCTACGCCTGCACCAACGCGACACAACCCCGCAACTGGTTACTGCGTAA
- the fabI gene encoding enoyl-ACP reductase FabI, which produces MPGLLEGKRLLITGVITDASLAFHAARIAQQEGAKVVLTGFGRLSLVERIAKRLPEPAPVLELDVTNQEHLDSLADRVREHVDGLDGVLHSIGFAPQSCLGAPFLDAPSDDVKVAVDVSAFSFKSLAVATLPLLSSGASIVGMDFDARVAWPVYNWMGVAKAALESVNRYLAKELGPRGIRVNLVSAGPMKTMAAKSIPGFGELEAGWGDRAPLGWDSADPEPTAKTVCAVLSDWLPATTGSMIMVDGGVHALGI; this is translated from the coding sequence TTGCCCGGATTGCTCGAAGGCAAGCGGCTGCTGATCACCGGCGTCATCACCGACGCCTCGCTCGCGTTCCACGCGGCCCGCATCGCCCAGCAGGAGGGCGCGAAGGTCGTGCTCACCGGCTTCGGGCGCTTGTCGCTGGTGGAGCGCATCGCCAAGCGGCTGCCCGAGCCCGCCCCGGTGCTCGAGCTGGACGTCACGAACCAGGAGCACCTCGACTCGCTCGCCGACCGCGTCCGCGAGCACGTCGACGGCCTCGACGGCGTCCTGCACTCGATCGGCTTCGCGCCGCAGAGCTGCCTCGGCGCGCCGTTCCTGGACGCTCCCAGCGACGACGTGAAGGTCGCGGTCGACGTCTCGGCGTTCTCGTTCAAGTCCCTCGCCGTCGCGACCCTGCCGCTGCTCAGCAGTGGTGCCTCGATCGTCGGGATGGACTTCGACGCGCGCGTCGCTTGGCCGGTTTACAACTGGATGGGCGTCGCCAAGGCCGCGCTGGAGTCGGTGAACCGGTACCTGGCCAAGGAGCTTGGCCCGCGGGGTATCCGGGTCAACCTGGTCAGCGCTGGTCCGATGAAGACGATGGCCGCGAAGTCGATCCCCGGTTTCGGCGAGCTCGAAGCGGGTTGGGGCGACCGTGCGCCGCTCGGCTGGGACTCCGCGGATCCGGAGCCGACCGCCAAGACGGTGTGCGCCGTGTTGTCCGACTGGCTGCCTGCTACTACCGGTTCGATGATCATGGTCGACGGCGGAGTGCACGCACTCGGGATCTGA
- a CDS encoding MFS transporter, producing MTTRIQDAGSARDERRVVGNVLRGSIGNLVEWYDWYAYSAFTVYFAKAFFPGGDATAQFLNTAAVFAVGFLMRPLGGWLLGRFADRYGRRSALVLSVSMMACGSLLIAVTPGYSTIGIAAPILLVFSRLLQGLSVGGEYSTSATYLSEVATPGKRGFYSSFQYVTLVGGQLLALGLQLILQSVLTDKQMGDWGWRIAFVVGALAAVIVMALRRSMDESESYQRVTENAETGKGERGTLRQLVKYPREILLVVGLTLGGTVAFYTYATYTQKFLENTAHIPRRTVTVIMFLALLVFAILQPLAGKLSDKIGRRKLLMFFGIAGTLLTVPIMTLMARTSQPFLAFLLLLGALVIVTGYTSINAIVKAELFPTRIRAIGVGLPYALTVAIFGGTAELIAQALKKAGHESLFFWYVAGCVLVSLVVYATMRETSRSSALERGED from the coding sequence ATGACTACCCGGATCCAGGACGCCGGCTCGGCGCGGGACGAGCGGCGCGTGGTCGGCAACGTGCTGCGCGGCTCGATCGGAAATCTCGTCGAGTGGTACGACTGGTACGCCTATTCGGCGTTCACCGTCTACTTCGCGAAGGCGTTCTTCCCCGGCGGCGATGCCACGGCGCAGTTCCTCAACACCGCGGCGGTGTTCGCCGTCGGATTCCTCATGCGCCCGCTCGGCGGCTGGCTGCTCGGCCGGTTCGCCGACCGCTACGGGCGCCGGTCGGCTCTCGTGCTCTCGGTTTCGATGATGGCGTGCGGTTCGCTGCTCATCGCGGTCACGCCCGGCTATTCGACGATCGGCATCGCGGCCCCGATCCTGCTGGTGTTCTCGCGGCTGCTGCAAGGGCTTTCGGTCGGCGGCGAGTACTCCACCTCGGCGACGTATCTGTCCGAAGTGGCCACTCCCGGCAAGCGCGGGTTCTACTCCAGCTTCCAGTACGTGACGCTCGTCGGCGGGCAGCTGCTCGCGCTGGGGCTGCAGCTGATCCTGCAGAGCGTGCTCACCGACAAGCAGATGGGCGACTGGGGCTGGCGGATCGCGTTCGTCGTCGGCGCGCTCGCGGCGGTGATCGTGATGGCGCTGCGGCGGTCGATGGACGAGTCCGAGAGCTACCAGCGGGTGACCGAAAACGCGGAGACCGGCAAGGGCGAGCGCGGCACGCTGCGCCAGCTCGTGAAGTACCCGCGGGAGATCCTGCTCGTCGTCGGACTGACGCTCGGCGGGACGGTCGCGTTCTACACCTACGCCACCTACACGCAGAAGTTCCTGGAGAACACCGCGCACATCCCGCGGCGCACGGTCACCGTGATCATGTTCCTCGCGCTGCTGGTCTTCGCGATCCTGCAGCCGCTCGCCGGGAAGCTGTCGGACAAGATCGGCCGCCGGAAGCTGCTGATGTTCTTCGGCATCGCGGGCACCCTGCTGACCGTGCCGATCATGACCCTGATGGCGCGCACCAGCCAGCCGTTCCTCGCGTTCCTGCTGCTGCTCGGCGCGCTGGTGATCGTGACCGGCTACACCTCGATCAACGCGATCGTGAAGGCCGAGCTGTTCCCGACGCGGATCCGCGCGATCGGCGTCGGCCTGCCGTACGCGCTCACCGTCGCGATCTTCGGCGGGACCGCCGAGCTGATCGCCCAGGCGCTGAAGAAGGCCGGTCACGAATCGCTCTTCTTCTGGTACGTCGCGGGTTGCGTTCTCGTGTCGCTCGTCGTGTACGCGACAATGCGGGAAACTTCGCGTTCGTCCGCTCTCGAGCGCGGCGAGGACTGA
- a CDS encoding TetR/AcrR family transcriptional regulator → MPRPREFDETEALEGAMNAFWARGYESTSTEELCAATGLGRSSIYNTFSSKHELFRRVLDHYSHRGIRLREALLDNAPDGLGAIRLLLTSTIDDELENGRRGCLMVNAIAEFGTTDPEVAAQVNADTEAHLSALTHFARTGQADGSITRDRDAAEIANFIHATISGIRTMSRRGAEREALTSVAEIATSAVSRR, encoded by the coding sequence ATGCCGAGGCCACGCGAGTTCGACGAGACCGAAGCGCTCGAAGGCGCCATGAACGCCTTCTGGGCGCGCGGATACGAGTCCACGTCGACCGAAGAACTGTGCGCCGCCACCGGACTAGGGCGCAGCAGCATCTACAACACGTTCTCCAGCAAGCACGAACTCTTCCGGCGCGTACTGGACCACTACTCGCACCGCGGCATCCGACTGCGAGAGGCCCTGCTGGACAACGCTCCCGACGGGCTAGGCGCCATCCGCCTGCTCCTCACCTCGACAATCGACGACGAACTGGAAAACGGCAGACGCGGCTGCCTGATGGTGAACGCCATCGCCGAATTCGGCACCACCGACCCGGAAGTCGCCGCACAGGTGAACGCGGACACCGAAGCGCACCTGTCAGCGCTAACGCACTTCGCCCGCACCGGCCAGGCCGACGGCAGCATCACCCGCGACCGCGACGCCGCCGAAATCGCGAACTTCATCCACGCCACCATCTCCGGAATCCGCACGATGTCCCGCCGCGGAGCAGAACGAGAGGCACTGACCTCAGTAGCGGAAATCGCCACGAGCGCGGTCTCCCGCCGCTAG
- a CDS encoding response regulator transcription factor — MRVLLVEDDTGVARALAETLHAHGHPVTAVGRGSDALTRHRDADLLLLDLGLPDLDGLDVLRKIRQVSPVPVIVLTARDDERSVVRALRFGADDYLAKPVRMAELLARMDAVARRASHSSPAPKDPVVHVEDVEIDLGARRVVVDGRDIGLTTKEFAVLAVLAARPGTAVSRQQLMDEVWGDAYLAVSRSLDVHMTQLRAKLDRPGLLTTIRGFGYRLGRG; from the coding sequence GTGCGCGTGCTGCTCGTCGAGGACGACACCGGGGTCGCCCGGGCACTCGCCGAAACGCTGCACGCGCACGGCCACCCCGTCACCGCGGTCGGCCGCGGCTCGGACGCCCTCACCCGGCACCGGGACGCGGACCTGCTGCTGCTCGACCTCGGCCTGCCGGATCTCGACGGGCTGGACGTGCTGCGCAAGATCCGCCAGGTGTCGCCGGTGCCGGTGATCGTGCTGACCGCGCGCGACGACGAACGTTCCGTCGTCCGCGCGCTGCGTTTCGGCGCCGACGACTACCTGGCGAAACCGGTGCGGATGGCTGAGCTGCTGGCCCGGATGGACGCCGTGGCGCGGCGGGCGAGCCATTCCTCCCCCGCGCCGAAAGACCCGGTCGTGCACGTCGAGGACGTCGAGATCGACCTCGGCGCGCGCCGGGTCGTGGTCGACGGCCGGGACATCGGGCTGACCACCAAGGAATTCGCCGTCCTGGCGGTGCTCGCCGCGCGGCCCGGCACCGCGGTGAGCCGGCAGCAGCTGATGGACGAGGTGTGGGGCGACGCGTACCTCGCCGTCTCGCGCTCGCTCGACGTCCACATGACACAGCTGCGCGCGAAGCTCGACCGGCCCGGCCTGCTCACCACGATCCGCGGTTTCGGCTACCGGCTCGGCCGGGGCTGA
- a CDS encoding beta-ketoacyl-ACP reductase, producing the protein MGRSVLVTGGNRGIGLAIARDLAEQGHRVAVTHRGSGAPEGLFGVQADVTDAEQVDAAFKLVEEHQGPVEVLVSNAGLTDDTLLMRMSEEQFERVLNANLTGAFRVAKRASRGMLRARWGRFVFISSVVGLSGSAGQANYAASKAGLVGFARSLARELGSRNITANVVAPGFVHTDMTDALPEDRRKEILASVPSGRYAEPAEIAAAVRYLSSDEAGYVNGAVLPVDGGLGLGH; encoded by the coding sequence GTGGGACGGTCGGTCTTGGTCACCGGCGGCAACCGTGGGATCGGGCTGGCGATCGCCCGGGACCTCGCCGAGCAGGGCCACCGGGTCGCGGTGACGCACCGCGGGTCCGGCGCTCCGGAGGGGCTCTTCGGCGTGCAGGCCGACGTCACCGACGCCGAGCAGGTGGACGCGGCGTTCAAGCTCGTGGAGGAGCACCAGGGGCCGGTCGAGGTCCTGGTGTCCAACGCCGGGCTCACCGACGACACCCTGCTCATGCGGATGTCGGAGGAGCAGTTCGAGCGCGTGCTGAACGCGAACCTCACCGGGGCGTTCCGCGTCGCGAAGCGGGCCTCGCGCGGCATGCTGCGCGCCCGCTGGGGCCGGTTCGTGTTCATTTCGTCCGTGGTGGGCCTTTCCGGCTCGGCCGGGCAGGCGAACTACGCTGCCTCGAAGGCGGGCCTGGTCGGCTTCGCGCGTTCGCTCGCGCGGGAGCTGGGCTCGCGCAACATCACCGCGAACGTGGTCGCGCCCGGTTTCGTGCACACCGACATGACCGACGCGCTGCCCGAGGACCGGCGCAAGGAGATCCTCGCCAGCGTCCCGTCCGGCCGCTACGCCGAACCGGCCGAGATCGCCGCCGCCGTGCGGTACCTGTCCTCGGACGAGGCCGGCTACGTCAACGGCGCGGTGCTGCCCGTCGACGGCGGCCTCGGCCTCGGCCACTGA